A single genomic interval of Stieleria maiorica harbors:
- a CDS encoding sigma-70 family RNA polymerase sigma factor: protein MPMPPQELAETWKRCSSRLLLIARAIGEPAEDAVQEAFLRLARQSPPPDDPFAWLVTVTRNQLLQWRRSGIRRRRRERGSDQQSAWFEGESRLLESALDAQEVTEALKLLDADQRQVIVMRLWGELSFKQIAEVMACSQSTAHRTFQSGIQAMQRKFNPTADSVGGRDSK, encoded by the coding sequence ATGCCGATGCCTCCCCAAGAGCTCGCCGAAACGTGGAAACGCTGCTCGTCGCGGTTGTTGTTGATCGCGCGTGCGATCGGCGAACCGGCCGAGGACGCGGTGCAGGAGGCGTTCTTGCGGCTGGCACGGCAATCGCCACCGCCGGACGACCCCTTCGCTTGGCTGGTCACGGTGACGCGAAACCAACTGTTGCAATGGCGTCGCAGCGGAATCCGTCGCCGGCGACGCGAACGCGGTTCCGATCAACAATCGGCTTGGTTTGAGGGGGAATCGCGGCTGCTGGAATCCGCGCTCGATGCCCAAGAGGTCACCGAGGCACTGAAACTTTTGGACGCCGACCAGAGGCAGGTCATTGTCATGCGATTGTGGGGTGAACTCAGTTTCAAGCAAATCGCCGAGGTCATGGCGTGTTCCCAATCCACGGCACATCGGACCTTTCAATCCGGCATTCAAGCCATGCAACGCAAATTCAATCCGACAGCCGATTCGGTCGGTGGGAGGGATTCAAAATGA